The DNA region TTGTTAGGTTTAACGACCTAGTTCCTATTGTGCTATGGTGGCTTGTGTTCTGATTAACTGGTGTGCTTTCAGTTCCTGTAACTTTCTATAAAAATAATGAACACTCAGAAGGCTTGGCCACCTAACGAGAGCGCACTGTGGCCGTGCAGCACCACTGGAGTCAGTGCACTAAAGTCCAAACTTTACATAAGGATGATCAGAAATCCTGTTTGATGTGTTCAGACTGGTTTCCCTCCTTCTAATCTGACCTATCAACATGTTTATAGTTATTTCTGCTGCTATATTCCTTTTCATATTATGGCTTTCTCACCTCAAAACTGCTGCTTTATTGTATCACTATGTAATCTATTTAAAGATCTCAACTGTAGCATGCAGCCACGGCGATGCTTCCCAATTCCTCAAAACACACTTTCACAGTTCTTGCAGATATTTTAACTCAAAACGACGCTAAGAAGCAGCAACACCGACCAGCTTTCTGATAGAAGTTTGCTGTCTCAAATGCCAGAGAAGCGATGAGGTTGGCGTTGTGCTTGAGTTCAATAGCTCGGGCGATTGTCACtgtaaaaggagaaaatgatgtgAAGAGCAAAATAGTTCCTAAAATGGGTTTTATCCAAAGTGTGTTACTAAGACTACTGAGAATTTAGAGCAACCACAATGGAGCTGGACCCTACTTCACCTTCTTGGGCTTCTGCCTGTGACTGGATGATGTACGCATCAATCACCCGGGGTTCCAGGTCTCTGCCCTTTTCAGCTGGAGTGATGAGACGAGGGATGTGGACGTCCTGCAAGACCCAAGGAAAAACAATGAAGCTAAAGGAGAAAGGAAGGGGGTGAAGTTTGGAAAAGATTATGCTGCCTTGATCAATAATGTGCAATTTTGAAGTTATCTGGGTTGTTTCTTTAGTCAAGCCTCACGTCTGACTTTCTTCTCAGGAAAAGTCGACTGACCTGTGGACATGATCTCACCTTAAGTGCTTTGAATATCCCAGCAGCAACTTTCAAACTCCGGTGGACATCCTTTGCTTCGACCTCTGTGATGCTGTTGAGCAAGCACAATAAATATAAGTACTAAGTATCTTTTAAATGAGTATATGTATGATTCATTATTATGTGAACAGGGACAAAAACCCTCCTACTTTTCTTTGCCTGCAAGCCTTGAGGCAAACTTGGTGTACCAGAGGCCAACATTGAAGGCCATGGAGACCAATTCAAATACTGCATCCTGCTGAGCACTTGGAGAAGAGATGGGCTTGTACAAATCAGTGTTTAGGTCCAAATATCCAATTAGATATAAAAGAGATCAGCTTTCAGTAGCTAAAACATTCATTCTTTGCTTGTACCTGGGAGTGTTTCCTTGTAAGGTGTCAGTCCACTTAAAATTCTGGATAAACCTCATCTTGTTCTCTTGTGTAGTTCCATCCAAGGATGCAATAAAGCCTGTTGCAACGTCAACCCATATATTGAAAAACAACAAGCTATAGGTTAAGAGAAAAGCCGAAAAGACAATGCATTGTTAGAAGACAAacgaaaagaaaacagttagcGATTGCTATTTTCGGCTCCTCACAAGCCACACCTTTGGGTCAACATCAATATTGCATTTATATGGTTTATATTTGCATGCATTTCCAACATTTTCATGAGAAAATCTGATAATTTTATATCTGAAATGCCCTCATTGTATTAGTAAGACTTTGCAAGAAATTGCAGTTTATTAAGTTACAATGAcaataagataaaagatttaACAGATGGGCGCACTTAGGCCTAGTGTGATTATACCTTGTAGGAGGGAAAAGTATGCATCGGTGGCATTTTTCATGATCTCCGGGTTGCAAGTGATGTCGGTGAACATCTCCAAAAGCCTGGCCCGGGTTGTCCTCAGGTCACTGCATGTGTTAAGCAAAGAGCACTTAAACTACCGGTCATTGTAGGAGCAGAGAAAGTGACATATTAGCTCAAGTTACGGTGATGACGGCTGCATTAATTGTAATATGTCACCAAGAGGATGCTGGTAAATGAAGCAAAGATGGGACCTACTTGCATATCTTATTGGCAGCCGGACTTCCTGCCACTCCGTAGAAATTAAAGGACACTGGTGCCGTTGCCTTGAGAGGGTTTCTATGAAACCAATGTGCCATCCTGCGTAAACACACACGACTTTAGAATGAAGCATTTACGAGACATGTCCAGTTGTAGACAGGGAACCGTCCAAACAAATGAATACATAACATATTCCTGCCTTTTTGTGGAATGTAGCGTTAGCCAGCTAGCTTCGTCTCGGCCAGCGTCATTTACTACTAATCATGGTTGTCGTTTTACCATACCCACGAGACGAAATTCAGTACATTTAAGAAGTCAAACCAACATGTACCACTAAATATGGATAAAATTGTATGTTTTAAATGCATGATTAGCTTGTCTATGTGGTACTTTTGACATTAGTCTAACACGTAGCTGTAAACCTGTAGCAGCTAACACTAGCAACACCTAAAATTAATTAAACTCAGTCACTTATGTCACCCGATTGAGTACTTATCAACAGCCATTTAATATAAAGGCGTATACATACTTCAGTATACCTACTTATCAGTTTTGTTGAGGCGTTATACGTGTAGTCCTTAAAATCCGACACCATGTAGCTACTTCCGGAAATAAAACCTACGGAGAAGCTGACCAGTAACATTAAAGGAAGCAGTCACGTGACACCTACCCGGAAACCTTTTTACAAGGCGGATGTAGTAACAGGTATTACAAAGACTAATGAAATAAACTGGATTGGAATATCGATAACCGATTGCATAAGTGCattaaatgttgaaatgtcACCAATTTTTCTTATTCTTAACAATTATTAAGGTTAATTGGACTAAATACAAATAAAGAGCCTACATTTTTTGGGTTGACATCAATTGAAATACCCTCAAAAATAAATTCTATTTTTGCAACAAACATAAGACGCCTTGCAAAtgaaagctttttatttttctccatttGGCAAACATTGGGTAAAcattaaacagctttttttccaagtgattcagaaagaaaaaaaaaactgtagaaCAGAAATCATCACATAGCCAACAGTCACATCATGCAGAAGTTGAGCAAATGTCAGAACATAAACCTTaaatttcatattttttaaGGAAAATAAGTTTTAATGAGTTGCATGCAACCACTTTCAACCCCAGTTAAACAGTCAAAACAATTTTGTCATTTGGTTTCAAGAAAAAATTCTGTGTCATTCTTTTCAGACCtttcctgttaaaaaaaaaccccaacaagaATTCAAAAAGTCATTTAAGTGCACTTTTAATATCTTAATTACAATTACAGGCACAAATTTGTAGCAATTTTACACAACTGAGTAGTGAACATTCTTGACTCTTCACATGTCTGCATAACTTATCAAAGTCAGTTCAGGATAAGCCCCGTTGAGGCTCTGCTCAGTTTCAGACAGAAGTGCAATGCTGCTTTGAAAATGTAGTTATTTTGTGAACTCCAATTTCACTGAATAACAACATTCTTTTTCCTGAAAGCTGATagttacattttatttattattcagccTCTTAAAAAGGCACTTTGGCTGTTGCTCTTAAGTCACAGGGCAACATTTGATCCCGTCTTGTTTGAATGAAGGTGCATATACAGAAGGTTTTATGTTTGCAGAAAGAGGAACCTTAAACTCGATTCCATAAGGTTGCGTTCGGCTTATCACATGGCATCGTACCAGCTTTGGTTGTTGGAATCAAGGGTCAATAATGTTGAAACAGAAGAccgaaaaataaaatgaagctgGAAACCCCCCCTTTTCTTGCTGAAATTATAAAAGTAACCTTTAAAACCATGTGTATGACAACATTGCAAATGGTTGCATGAGTCAGAGCTAACATTCGCTCTTGCACACTCTTATCACTATTTTGGTCGGTCCTAGCTGTTGCTTACATTTTACAAAATACCTTGAATGACATAATTATACATCAAGACTTTGGCAACTGTGCAACTTTGgtcattaaatatatttataaaaggaTTTTGCATGTTTGTACACAGGATGCAGCCATGATTTGGTCCCTTGTGAGGAAGTCAAGTTAAATTACAACCCCTGTCAGTCGTAAAGCCTGGGAAGTTGTGAATAAATGGCACATTTAGATTTAGACACGTTCGACTCTACAATAGAAATGCTACACTTTAAAGAACTTGGGCGTATTTATTGCACAGCATATGGTCTCGAACATCTCCCCATCCTCCGTTCTTCATGTGCTCTTTGTGCTCCACTGCTTCTGCGCCAGTAAGAGTCAAAGGCGGGGGGAAAAGGCTGTGCTTGATCATCTGAAGACCCTCCTCGACCTTCTGGGAAGCCAGTTCTGGCCTGCAGGTTTCCTTCTGGTGAAGGCCACAGTCTCCAGTGTGGACGACTCTGGAGGCCTGTGCAAAAAGCACCTTAAGAGGGTTTGATATGCAGGTTCCTGAGAGGTGTTGCAGAGTCCAGTCCCAGTTATAGTCATCATAAGTGCAGAATTCATCACTGCAGCCCATCAGTTTGTAGTACACCTCCCTGGACATGGCCATGCCCAAGTTGTGTTTGGTGGACATCCACCCAGTGGTCAAGACCTTATTGGAAAGTGAGGTAAATGTTTTGGTGAGACCATTGTGGTTACCCAACGCTAACACGTCACAGTTTGGACAACTCTTCTTCCTGAACTCTATCATTGCTTTATAGAAGTGGTAAAAGTCAGGTAAGACATAGTTGTCCTCCTCCAAGAAGACAACAAATCCACTGTAGCCCTGGGTCACATGCACTCGTTCCCACACGAAGTGCAACTTCCACCACCAGTGGTGTTTGGTCTGTGTGATAAAGGCTTCCCTGTAGTGTCCATAAGAGTCCGGGTGTTCTGCGTTGAGGCAGCCTTTTTTCACAGCATTATCCTTGGAGATGTCGCGGGGGCAGTCTCGGGGATCCTGTCCGGGAAACTCTTTTGGATACAGCTGAGTGCTGAAAGGGAAATAAATCTGCAGCACTTTGCAAAACGTTATCCTTTGCACCATGGCGTTGATTTCCTCTGAAATATAGTCATGGCTAAAGATGAGAAGGAAGCTGTGGACCTCGGCAGCTCTCTCCAGGGATTTGATGAGCAGTTCGAGGTACTCGGGTCTGTTATGGACTtgcacgaccagcaccagctgGGGGTCCCCTGGAAATTTATCCGCATTCCGAACATGTTGCTTGAAGTTGGCGGCGTACACAGAGCGCAGGAGCTGCGGGGGCGAGTCCAGGTTAAACGTCACCGTGTCAGAACGCACGGTAACTTTTACCTGAGCGTCTCGCGTGTCGGTGTCCCGCACCAATAACACGCGCGTGGTCAACAGGAAGGTCGCAGCCGTGAACGAgactcccagcagcaccagcagattCCGTTTGTTCAGCCGAAATCGCATCTTTTGACAGCAGAAAGCGACGTGGGACACAAACTGCGACGGAGTTCAGTCACCCTCGTCGCGCGGGGCTTCATTGCAACGCGTACGTGTCCTCGTGCGCCGAGAGACGGCGTCAGCCGGGCGTCGCGTGACGTCCTAATCAAACCGCTTCAGCGTCTTTCAACTTACAAACGTCGTCATAAATCCGTTTTCTGTCCACTACCTGTACGAAAGGAAAGCAGAACCGACATAACGAGCGTCTTACGCGCACTTTACATTAACTTGTGAGGTTTAACAAACTTACAGGGCGCCtggctcggctcggctcacCTCGATGTCAACACGCGCGCCACCAGGAAGAGGCTGCCGGGGCACAGATACATCTGCACTTATTGACTGCTGACGTGTACAGCCCAGCCAACGAGGGAGGAGAGACCCAAGTGCCGCTCAGCGAATCATTGTCCCTCCGAAAGGTGTGTAACGCGAGACGGACGGGAAAATCCGGATGGTCGGGTCACCAGTTACCTCCCCGTAAGGAACCAGTGCTGCAATTTAAGGAACAACACACCAACCTGACAACCAGCAGATAAGGCGACTGGTGGACTGTGGACAGGTTGCCTTTGTGACTATGGTGCGATCGAGTTACTTTTTCAGGTTTGACGGGTCGAATATTGATTTTACCTGCAGAAAGAGAGCGAACCTTTGTACTTGCAAACAGATAGTTGTTGTGACCTACTGGGAGAGCCAGTAGATCCTGTTCGGAAGAAGATACGGATACCTGCAAAGCTTTCCCCACATTTTGGATCGTTTTGCAGTCACTGCAGGGCTGAAGCAAATTCTCCTGAAATGTGTGATCCTAAAACATTCGTCAAAATCTGCATACTTGTGTTTAATTTAGGAATGTCTTGAAGGAAATGTCCAGAATGAATGGAATGGAGGACCTTATCCAGCTCTGTCCAGAACATGTAATAAATTTTTATATCTACAGTCATGtttgtcacatgactgtcaggCAGTTTGGAGTGGCGAGAAGCTGGAGAGCAGCACCATTGTTGGTTGTTCTCCTTTTAATGGGTCAGAACTGGGGAAAATCATTTATCCAAGACGACAACTGGCAGGCTGTTGGGTAATGCAGACATAACCATGGCGTTTCATGCTCAGGAAGCATCTCTACAGGCCTTTTGTTGCAGAGGCCCACACCACTTCctccagagagaaaaaacagcctATCAGCAAAAGTCAAACTTCTGCTGGAAGCGAATGACACAGGAACACGTCAAGATTATCAGCAACGCTGTCAGGGTGCTTGTAAATGAAGTGCGGCTGTATTTATCACCTCTCAACCCAGATAGGAAAATGGTTTGCTTGGCCTCAGATATTTTATATTCacaataaaatgtatttctcAGTTGCAGCCAAACTactctaaataataaataaatagaaaggTAAAGCGTGCTTCTTGAAACCTGCCATTCTAAATGTTGTAGAACGTTACCCTTCAAGCGTGACGCCTGCACCTATGAGCGGTGAGCTGGGGACCCCTTGAGGTGGCTCAGTTCCAAACCCTGATCCTTCAGGTGTGAGCTCGGTCTAAACCAGCACGGACCTGGTTCTTTCCTCTGGCTCTGGTAGACTGCAGGTTCCTTTTGTAGAAGGCGAGCCTTGGAACGTCCAGGGCTCATACGTGTTCAAAGTTGTATAGCTTAGAGAGTGAAGATGCTTCAGTAGTACGGTTATTTATGAGTATTTATGCTCCAGTGCTGTTTATTAGAACATGGAGGGAAGCTCGTTGTGCTCAAAGCCCACATACTTTACGCATGAGTACATCTTTTTTAGGTCCAAGTCTTACAGCTGCATGCAACACACTCAATATTAAAGCATGTTTTTCATGTGTCCACAATCTTTTTATGCCTTGTTTCATCTGTTGGTCTTTGTCATACATTTAGAGCCTTCGAGCACCATGTTCAGTGACATTTGCTGTACTAAAGCCCAGTGCTCATGAATACCACAGGGATCCTGTACCAGCCTGAACGTTGTAATCAAAcctgtaaatgttaaaatacAAAGTCTTTTCGTTTTAAAGTTCTAAAAGTTAAACAAGTACGGCACCAGCGGCGATCACACAATTTTTGCAGCGTGATATTGTTTTAAAACCTGGAACGGGCCCGTAATGTGAGTTTATAATCAATGATCCTGCCTTCTCCATGCTGGAGCCAGAGCCCAGCTgcccaggagggggggggtctcatGTCCTGCAGCCAGGCCCCTTGTGTAACATCAACAGTCTCCGAGGCGCAGCCAGGAAAACTTCCCACACTTCTGTGCCTCCTATTAGGTTCAGAGCTGACAGAGATGACTGTAACCGTCTGCACTCCAAACAGTTGGTTTATAAAGTTGTTTAAAATGACAAGGAGACTGAGAGAgcgagtttgtgtttgtgtcctgggGCGTTGAGACGTGCACAGGGCCACCTTTCCCACACCATCGGAGggcacttcctctttctttttttagagtATGAATCTTTACAATATGAAAAAAAGGGACTCATTTTCTTCTCAGACTTCCTTTGCAGAAACAAACCACCACTCATCGTGTTACTTTGCCTTTCTTTGGtgaaacttcctgttttctttctttgtcgCGATTCCTGTCACTCCGTGCACCTCCGGGAGGGCATGCAAGACGCAGTTTCCAGCGGATGTCTGTGCTCATGCAGCAACGCTCCACCCGTAGTAAATAACAGACAGATAGAAGACTCAGCCCTCACAATATCAATAGGTATTGCTTTAGCAAGCGTCGGCTATATCGCCAGGCAAGCGATGTTTTTGTGTGAGTTATAATCAATGATTTCCTAACTTTTCCAATAAATCATTCTTGAAGCCTGTAAAGTGAATCCAAAATGTCAGAGGTCAGTCAAACCCAAGCGGAGgtgggaaacaggaaaaagaagaagcttcCATTTAGAGGTAAAATGGAAGTCATGTAACGCAGCATCACCTCCACCCAGGCACTTCTGTGACAGCcggccaaggaagagctgattaaatGTTGATGGTGTTCCGGATTCCAGGGGgaatttgacctttgatcttctaaatccccttggctttgatcctAAAGCACCCCATGTTACGTAACCTTTTCTTACTGCTGTCTGTCCTGCGGCGCTCAGTCCCAACATGTCGGGGAATGAGCTGCCTGGCAGAAGGTGGCGCTCTCAGAGCACTTCTAGGTCTAATCAGCGCTGTTTGTAGGGAAAGTTTACCATTACTGAATCGAGTGAAACTTGTCATGACTTCTGAGTCTGGTGTGACGCTGACGCCTCTGCTCCGTTAGGCAAGAGAAGGTCAGTGTTCCAGACCATCCTGTCGTCATACAGTCTGTCTAAGGtccttttttattcattctgGTGCACATAAACTTGATTGTGTGCTAATTAGTATGAGTCAAATGTGCCAAATGTCAAGCCAGGCTGCAAATCATGTAATTTTGTGTTTCTGCCACTAGAGGCCAGGACTATCACAGCGTATGACAGGCTCCATCTAGAGTCCATCAGGTGGGATTTGAAAGAATTATTGTATTTCGTGTGTGTCGCTGAAATACAATAATTAAAGAGGATTTTCTTCCCAATGTAAAAGGTGGATACTTGTAGTTTGTCTCTGCTGCTTGgtataatttataatttgaaGCCCTTTTTTAATGTATTGGAAGGTTTGACTGCTTTTCTGATCCCCAGAGGTTCCAGTTTTCTCTGAAATTGTTCCCACAGTGCAGCTTAATTCAATTACTGCAAATACTGTTTTGAGAAGACGTTGGCTGATGTTAATGGACACAAGTACTGCAATGGTGCCCACCAGCCCACCAGAGGCATCAAATGGTTAGAAGTAGTTCACCTGTATTCATCcctgacagagagagaacatAGACTGGAGCTGAGAACTCTTCACTATGAACAAAACCCCAAAATGGCTAAAAGGAGAAATCATGTCAAGTAAAAAGGTACAAAGACAAGCAGTGACTGTGCAGTGAAACATAAAATGGCATTCATTTAAATGCTTGGTGTGGCCACACAATTGTAACAGGATCCAAAAAACAAGCAAGACAGCGAAACGCCGAAATACAAATGATGAAGCCAAGTGTGAAATACATAAGTTTAAAACTCCCTCAAGGCTAAACGACCCCAAAGACACCAAACTTAAAAACAATGAGATTTGAATTGAAAAATAACTCCTAAATAACTAAATATCCCACAAGCTGCCACGAAATGCAAATAAACTGTCGCCTTTTTTGCTGTTATGTAAATGGACACCTTCGAGTCAAACTCACCCTCACTACCATGACGGTCCACATGCTCAGGAGAACATCTGCTCGGAGTTAGCCAAAGCACGACGTGCTTGTATGAGCAGAGGTGGAGCTCTGGATCCTCGGAGTATATTCCTGTTACTGTTCCTACAAATCTTTGGATGCTGTAAACAGCATTCTTCTGCTGGGAGCTGCCCACAACCGGAGAACCTAAAGAGCTCTTCATGTTGGGACTTtggtccagctgcaggacacaTCTGGCGTCTATAAGGGTTTCTCTCTGCGGCTTGAGGCAGGTAGGAGGCCTGCAGACATGATCAAGCTGCTAGCTTGCAGTTTGCAGGGGCAACCAAaaactcctccacctgaagGCCAGCAGAACCAACAGGATCCCAGTGTGGATACTGGATTATATCATGGGTTTGTCTCCACGTGGATGAGACACGAGCAGCGTGCACGCTTGCCTCGCACCGTTGTGACAGGGCTGGTTTAGATTGTGACCCCACATGTGAACGACAATGAGGGATCGGGGTCACCGAGCACTCGTGAGTCAGTTTTCATGGTCGCTTTGCATCCAAAATGAAATACTTTGGGgttttctgacatttaaaactCCCCGATTCTGACAGAATAATCcgtctttttttattgtcttctaTTTTTCTAAACATTCTTTTACCAGTcattttttctttagttttccTAAGTACAAGTTGCCACGTTACCTCAACCGCAGCTTAAAATCAGTATAATGtggacagaaatctgcagtCGTGCTCGTTGTGACTAGTGGAAGAGAAGCCTGGAAAAGGACCGAAAAAGAGGTTCATGCAATGCTGTTAAAAAGGAGGTTGATGATTCTGTGTGGCGATCCGTGAGGAGGCCAGCGCagcctggaagaagaagactgTGTTGTTTGAGGGTTGAACCCAGAGTCAGGTTCTGATTGTTGCTCAAACACGAACGTGCTGATATGCCAGAGCAGCTAATCCGGTGCTCTCACTGtgtgaaacaaagttttccatAAGTGCAGCTGCGCTCCAGATGCAACCACATCTGCTGAAGCTTTGTGGAAAAAAATTTCaatgaaatgaataaattattgtGATGTAAAAATGTCTCCTGTGGTCTTAAGTCACGCCTGGCTCCACGCCTTCATACGCTCGTTAACAGAAATCCCAGACCACCTTAATATCCCTAATTATATTTGGTCTTGGACTCTGTTTAAAGAGAGTTAAAACAGAAATGGACATCAAACCACTGACAACTGCCTGTGAGATAAAGCAGCACAAAGGAGTTTAAAAGGAGCGGAGAGAGACGTCAAGACCGTCGTTGGGAATTAAAACATTGAAAAAACTCTGGGACCTTGATCAGGACATCAAGGCCGATGAGCTAACTGTGTTAGCATCTGACCACTGGCTGATGGGGGACATCTGTAAGCACTTTATGTTCCTCACCTTCATGACATTATGAAATATACATATTAAGTTGTATTAGTGTTTCTAAGGCTGTTTAAAGAGGGATGACACTCAGAAGTGGATATGGAGGGAACACGAGGAGGGAGTGGTGGAAACATTGCAGAAGATTTCATCACTGGTTAGAAAAGTTCGGGGGACCAGTTGGATTTATGGTTTCCATGTGAAGAATCAATaacagttgggggggggtgggggggggggtgtcctatTTAACTGCACTAACTACTGTTAGCCAATAAAAACAGCTTTGCTTCCTGCTGACAGGGTCATGGGAGGGGAAAAGTCTTAATCCTTTTTTACATGACCCTTTGATATCCTTACTTAGCCAAAGGTTCGGCAAATACATtgatttcaaatatttatttgtcttATCACATAAATTGCTGCTgtaaaaattaatttaaaaaaaattaataaattgCTTCATTTTAGCCACTTCTGAGGtgtgcacattttcatttgcaaCAGTGCTTCTGTTTTCTCCAGATTTCTGTAAAGGTGCATTAAGAAGGTGCAGCCAGGGGAACGTCAAGCTGTGATGGAGCCATGGCAGGAATAAGAGCCGCTCCGCTCTGCTCGTGCGATGGCCTGATGATAAAATACATGAGCTCATGGCGGTCGGTGCCAGCGAAGCTCAGAACGGCCTTGAAAACAGCTGGTTCGGCTCAGATGGCCGCTAGCATCAGGAGAATCGGTGGAATCACACAGCcaaaggaagagaggaacatTCACCCTTTCAGAAACTACGCAGGGTTTTTCTTCTATCGGGTCTTCTGGGAAGAAGAGGTGTCATGTTCGTTGCGTTCACAAACAATGACGCCATTGTTATCTTTCCATCCACTATCCTTGGCTGTGTTCCTTAGCGGCTAACAAGGGCGAGCTACACCCTGGACAAATCACCAGCTCATCCCAGGGATAATACATAGAGacaaacaaccacacacacgttcaccaatttcagcaagtgtgtgtgggaCTGGAggagcccccctcctccacagaagCCCCTGGTCCCCAGAAGAGTATGTTCGGGGGTCTTTACTGAGCGGCTGAGGGACGAGGGTGAATCTCAGCATGGAAACCAGCTCATAAGTGCACAAGTCTGACATCAACAGCATCTCTTAGTCATGTTGACAGGGAGAAAACAGTTGCTGTCAGGAGCAACACAAGCGATCCAGAAGCCTCCATTTATATCCAGCAGGTGCGAGAGCTTGGCCAAAGTTTGTCCGTGTTGCATTTGATGTCGACTCTGATCGTGTTTGTAGGGAAACAGAAGCTGCCCGTGATCCACTCAGCGGAAACCCTCCAGCCTCTGTAATCAGTTATTCAGACTCAACTGTTTGTGCGACTCTTCAACGAGCAAACATTAGCCTGGCGTAGTTTGTGTGACGGTGCGCTCATCCACAACTGTGTCCTGGAAGATACGGGAggataaaaggaggaaaaatgatgaaatgaGCGAATGATGAAACcagggaaggaggagcagcactcACACAGGGAGTTCTGAGCCAGATGagaggagcacacacacacccgacaCCTCCGCTTCTTTTTGCCAGCAAACAAGAGGATGAGTAAGaggatgaggtgtgtgtgtgtgtgtgttgtggtatgtgtgtctgtgtgtctgtgtctgtgtgtgtgtgtgagtctaaTCCCATCACACATAAATAGACGTCTGCAGCTTCCCGGCTAGGTTTGTTAGCTATAGCTTTAGTCTCTCTTCATTTCATTAAACATCTTTTAGATGTC from Takifugu rubripes unplaced genomic scaffold, fTakRub1.2, whole genome shotgun sequence includes:
- the LOC101063299 gene encoding BRO1 domain-containing protein BROX → MAHWFHRNPLKATAPVSFNFYGVAGSPAANKICNDLRTTRARLLEMFTDITCNPEIMKNATDAYFSLLQGFIASLDGTTQENKMRFIQNFKWTDTLQGNTPSAQQDAVFELVSMAFNVGLWYTKFASRLAGKENITEVEAKDVHRSLKVAAGIFKALKDVHIPRLITPAEKGRDLEPRVIDAYIIQSQAEAQEVTIARAIELKHNANLIASLAFETANFYQKADHTLNTLDPEYSSKWRKYLQLKQHFYMAYAYCYHGQTLLAGDKCGEAIRSLQEAEKCYSRAEELCKEYRQTKGPGTTAKPSEQQFFLKLGGLIKNTLDKCQRENGFIYFHKVPVEPPLLELKASYGLVEPVAFELPPLSEQCTPQVYGTFDLTKGAKNDKAKPKEEEVKPVKEPDLKPQKDTGCIIS
- the LOC115248114 gene encoding alpha-1,6-mannosyl-glycoprotein 2-beta-N-acetylglucosaminyltransferase-like, whose translation is MRFRLNKRNLLVLLGVSFTAATFLLTTRVLLVRDTDTRDAQVKVTVRSDTVTFNLDSPPQLLRSVYAANFKQHVRNADKFPGDPQLVLVVQVHNRPEYLELLIKSLERAAEVHSFLLIFSHDYISEEINAMVQRITFCKVLQIYFPFSTQLYPKEFPGQDPRDCPRDISKDNAVKKGCLNAEHPDSYGHYREAFITQTKHHWWWKLHFVWERVHVTQGYSGFVVFLEEDNYVLPDFYHFYKAMIEFRKKSCPNCDVLALGNHNGLTKTFTSLSNKVLTTGWMSTKHNLGMAMSREVYYKLMGCSDEFCTYDDYNWDWTLQHLSGTCISNPLKVLFAQASRVVHTGDCGLHQKETCRPELASQKVEEGLQMIKHSLFPPPLTLTGAEAVEHKEHMKNGGWGDVRDHMLCNKYAQVL